The following nucleotide sequence is from Cicer arietinum cultivar CDC Frontier isolate Library 1 chromosome 2, Cicar.CDCFrontier_v2.0, whole genome shotgun sequence.
TGGGATCATACTATACCTGGCTatttcacatgcacaaggtagacCATGTGTTGTCCTAATTGTGCAACGACACTCAGTCTGATCAATACCTACATACTTCACGCAGTCATACTCTGCCGCAATGTGATCAATTGCATTTTTTGACACAACACCACGCAAATTCGCGTATAATTTGTTACTATAGTGATGCACCTTTTGAATGATGCTCTTTTCAAATGATGCTATTATCTCATTGTGTTGTAATACAATCATGCTATTGATGGTTTCCCAAACACTGCATATATCACCAATACTATCTTGTAATATCATTTTCAAACTCCATCAATGAACGTATTTGTCGCGTTCCATCAATGTCAAAAGATGTTGTATTTCTGTTCTATTATCTCTAAGTGATGAACGATATGCTTGACGTGCattgtaaacttgttttattgTCGTCAAACTTTCAATGTTATGATCACTCAATGTCATTAAAATGTCTTTTGGTTTTACAAAGTTCTTTGTCATATCACCAAgtacatttttctcatcttgagACAATCGACCTAAGAAAGAGTGATCAATCAGTTTTTTGGCCAATTTGTGGTTATGGAGACCACATATTACATGCAAATACCATCCATCATCAACATTTGATCGTGTTCCTCTCAATCTAAATGGACAATCACATTTTCTAGTCCAAGTACTCCTCGTAAGATTAGGATTCTTCCAAGGTCTATATTTACCACTTCTTTCACAActaagaattaattttgtctttgttcttgGTCGTGTTGTCGCAGTTTCAGATCtaaaaatcacaacaacaatttcatTTTCCCTTCCAACATTTCTAGCCCATTTCAATAATTCATCTCGTGTATCGAACATCATGCCGGTGGTAAACACATCAGTCAAATCAATCATAACAGGTTCAACTCCGTCATTCATAGCGTCAAAATTAGGTTCCACATCATCAcacatttcttcaaaatcaggatccaaatcatcatacatttcttcaaaatcaggtTCCAAACCTTCCAAACCTTCATACATTTCGTCACTGTTGTCTCCCCCTTCATCCATTTaactgcatccaataaattacataaatataacaacataaaaattattaactcTTAAACACAATGAACAAAAAAAGAATCCAAATTTTATCACCTTTACGTGAACTGAGAAAACGtatgtgtacgtgaactcagttcacgtatcacatacgtgaattgaattcaagtaaacatacgtgaactcagttcacgtatgactgagattttacaaattttcatcctatacgtgaactcagtttacgtatgtatacgtgaactcagtttacGTATGTAtacgtgaattcaattcacgtatgtgatacgtgaactgagttcacgtacacataCGTTATCTTAGTTCGCGTAGGTAACATGAATTTTAAAACTGCATTGATGTACGCAAACTTAATTGACGTACGTTTACGTAAACTTAATTGACGTACGTTTACGTAAACCTAATTCACGTAGAATCAgaattttcataatttcatCAAGTACGTAAATTCGTTTCACATAGACgtacgtgaactaagttcacgtacGAAACCCAGATttggaaaggaaaaaaaatcagctataaaacacaataaaatacATACCTAGTTGATTTGAGTCactataatgatgaagatgatgaagatagaaAATGAGTGGTTAAGTGAATATAGAGGGAAGGGTAGTTTGGGTATTttgggttttaaaaaaaattgaggggtgCGGGAAGCAAAATGAGGGGTGTGGGAAACAAAATTGTATGGAAAATTGTGAAGTACATACTTTGATGTGCGTAATCCAAAATTTATCTTctctcttctattttttttctttttctattcttctatattttagaatatttagatattgttctagttatttttataacacttaattaataaaattttaggagaacaaaaattataataaaagtgtTTGAAATTGATTGAAACGTCTTGGCATATGTCCCACATGGCTCAATATGGTAAGGTAAGAGGGATgtcaaaactatatatattgACTCTAGTTCTTTGTTACAAGATGCAACCTTGGAAACTTTAAATTGATATCTAACTTAATTTCTTCTTCTCTTATATTCTTAGAGTATTATGAAATGTAGTTTAGGTATTTTTTTAGAGTGCAAGTGTACTCTGATCGTGATTTTTCTCTAGTTTTAGAGTTTTTCACGTTATATTCTTTTGTTGTGATTGTATTCCTTAATTTTTCTAAGTTGTGTTTCTCCTTTAACCGGTATAAGAAGCTTTAGTTTATTGGCATATTAAACTCTTAGTATGTTTGTCTAATCTTCTACATTAGGAAAAAATTGTGATATtatgaaaatgttatttttgataGGTTTTAGATGAAAGACAAAGTATTTTATTGGTTCTTTGTGACTCACATCTCTTTCATGCATGAGAGTCTACCTAGTGTCGTTTACGATCAACATCACATACAACTActatatatataagtttttcAAGTGTCTTGAAGTTGAACATAGAGATAGTTAATGGTGGAAGAATCAATTTTGCTTTGTGAAAATTTCATGTCAAGGATGTATTGATTTAAGCATAATTACATAAGACACATAATAGAAACAATGCTATCAATAGTCTAGATAAAcctatttttataagattttaagaGGTATTTATCCTTTATTTTATCGTATTTTATAGTATTGATTTCAACttcttatttattcatttatttatgatatttgcAGAATTGATCAAAGTCAAATT
It contains:
- the LOC101508604 gene encoding uncharacterized protein, yielding MCDDVEPNFDAMNDGVEPVMIDLTDVFTTGMMFDTRDELLKWARNVGRENEIVVVIFRSETATTRPRTKTKLILSCERSGKYRPWKNPNLTRSTWTRKCDCPFRLRGTRSNVDDGWYLHVICGLHNHKLAKKLIDHSFLGRLSQDEKNVLGDMTKNFVKPKDILMTLSDHNIESLTTIKQVYNARQAYRSSLRDNRTEIQHLLTLMERDKYVH